In Nocardia terpenica, the genomic window CGTGAGCCTGGCCAGGTATCGCGGCCTGATCTCCGAGATCAAGACCAGGTACGCGGGCACGCCGGTCGGCGCGAGCGAGTCCATCGTCAGCCCGCTGTCGGACGCGTTGGGGCTCCAGCTCTTGACGCCGCCGGAGTTTCTGAAGGCGATCAGCGAGGGCACCGACCCCTCGCCCGCCGACAAGGCGACGATCGACCAGCAGATCGCCACCAAGGCGCTGAAGGTCTACATCTACAACAGCCAGAACAGCACCCCCGACGTGCAGGCGCAGGTCGACGCGGCCAAGAAGCAGGGCATCGCGGTGTCGACCGTGACCGAGACCCTGACCCCGGCCGACGCCACCTTCGAGGACTGGCAGTCCACGCAATTGCAGGCCCTCGAAGACGCCCTGCATCAGGCGACCGGCAAGTAGATGACCGGCACGGACACCCGCGCGAGCGCCGGACTCGCGGCCGATGCACAGGCACTGCTCGATGTGCAGCCGATCGTTGCGCTGCAGGATGTTTCGGCCGCGGTCGGTGGGCGGCGGATCTGGTCGGACGTGGCGCTCGAGGTGCGGCCCGGTCAATTCGTGGCCGTGCTCGGACCCAACGGCGCGGGAAAATCCACGCTGCTCACCGTGATTCTGGGGATGACGCCGACCATCGCGGGAACGGTCGAGGTGCTCGGCGCGCGGCCCGGGCGGCGCAATGCCGCCGTCGGCTATCTCCCGCAGCGGCGCGCGTTCGATGCCAGCGTGCGCATTCGCGGCATCGATATCGTGCGGCTCGGCCTGGACGGCGCGCGATGGGGCACCTCGCTGCCGTGGCTGTCGAAAATCCTGTCGCCCGAACGGTTTCGGGCGCGGGAGGAGCGGTTGCGCGAGGTGATCGAGCTGGTCGGCGCGAGCGGGTACGCGCATCGGCCGATCGGGCAGTGCTCGGGCGGTGAGCAGCAGCGGCTGCTCATCGCGCAGGCGCTGGTGCGGCGGCCGCGGCTGCTGCTGCTCGACGAACCGCTCGACAGCCTGGACGTGCCGAGCCAGGCGGGGATCAGCGCGCTGGTGCGCGACATCTGCCGGCGGGAGCAGGTCGCGGTGGTGATGGTCGCCCACGACGTGAATCCGATTCTGCCGTACCTGGATCGGCTGGTGTACGTCGCGCGGGGCACGGCGGTCAGCGGTGCGCCCGAGGAGGTGATCACCGGCGAAAAGCTCAGCGCCCTCTACGGAATCCCGATCGAGGTGCTGCGCGACAGCGCCGGGCGGCTGGTCGTCGTCGGCCAGCCCGATGTGCCCGCCGAGCACGCCGTCGCGAATCCGGTTGCGGGGCAGGGGCGATGAACCCGATCGCGACCTGGAATCTGGTCGAGGACGTGCGGGCGATGCTGGCCTACCCGTTCATGGTCAATGCCGTGCGCGCGGGCACCATCGTCGCGGTGGTGGCCGGTGCGGTGGGCTGGGTGATGGTGTTGCGGCGGGAGAGCTTCGCCGGGCACACGCTGGCGGTGGTCGGCTTTCCGGGCGCGGCGGCGGCCACCTGGCTCGGA contains:
- a CDS encoding metal ABC transporter ATP-binding protein; translation: MTGTDTRASAGLAADAQALLDVQPIVALQDVSAAVGGRRIWSDVALEVRPGQFVAVLGPNGAGKSTLLTVILGMTPTIAGTVEVLGARPGRRNAAVGYLPQRRAFDASVRIRGIDIVRLGLDGARWGTSLPWLSKILSPERFRAREERLREVIELVGASGYAHRPIGQCSGGEQQRLLIAQALVRRPRLLLLDEPLDSLDVPSQAGISALVRDICRREQVAVVMVAHDVNPILPYLDRLVYVARGTAVSGAPEEVITGEKLSALYGIPIEVLRDSAGRLVVVGQPDVPAEHAVANPVAGQGR